A region of Polynucleobacter sp. JS-Mosq-20-D10 DNA encodes the following proteins:
- a CDS encoding NAD(P)H-quinone oxidoreductase, with amino-acid sequence MRVIEIKEFGAPEVLVSATRPDPALPSAGSGEILIRVLAAGINRPDVLQRKGHYPVPAGASDIPGLEVAGEIVGGDLGHVDNLFGLKVGDKVCALVQGGGYADLCAAPIAQCLPYPKGFTDQEAAALPETFYTVWSNVFMRGELSEGETLLVQGGSSGIGVTAILIAKALGHKVFVTAGTDEKCAACVALGADLAINYKTQDFVDEVKKATDGKGVNVILDMVTGAYVQKEIDCLADDGRIVIIAIQGGSKAEVSTNQILRRRLTITGSTLRPRPVSFKKQITQQLYAHIWPLLDSGKLKPVIYKTFSLDQAADAHRLMESSEHVGKIVLTV; translated from the coding sequence ATGCGCGTAATAGAAATTAAAGAATTTGGCGCACCAGAAGTGCTGGTGTCTGCCACTCGTCCTGATCCAGCGCTTCCTAGTGCTGGTTCTGGCGAGATTCTGATTCGTGTTTTGGCTGCTGGGATTAATCGTCCTGACGTTCTACAACGTAAAGGCCATTACCCGGTTCCAGCGGGCGCATCTGATATTCCTGGACTCGAAGTTGCTGGTGAGATTGTTGGCGGTGACTTAGGTCACGTCGACAATCTGTTTGGACTGAAAGTGGGTGATAAGGTGTGCGCGCTAGTGCAGGGTGGTGGTTACGCAGATTTGTGCGCGGCCCCAATTGCCCAATGCTTACCTTATCCAAAGGGATTTACCGATCAAGAGGCTGCCGCATTACCGGAAACGTTTTATACCGTGTGGAGTAATGTCTTCATGCGTGGCGAACTATCAGAAGGTGAAACTTTATTGGTTCAAGGTGGCTCTAGCGGTATCGGTGTGACAGCTATTCTGATTGCGAAAGCCTTAGGTCATAAAGTATTTGTGACTGCAGGCACTGATGAGAAGTGCGCTGCTTGCGTAGCCTTAGGTGCTGACTTGGCGATCAACTACAAGACACAAGACTTTGTCGACGAAGTGAAGAAGGCTACAGACGGTAAGGGTGTCAATGTCATTTTGGATATGGTTACCGGCGCTTACGTACAAAAAGAAATCGATTGCCTGGCTGATGATGGTCGTATTGTCATAATTGCAATTCAGGGTGGCTCAAAAGCTGAAGTGAGTACGAATCAAATTTTGCGTCGTCGCTTGACTATTACTGGTTCTACATTGCGCCCACGCCCAGTGTCATTTAAGAAGCAAATTACTCAACAGTTGTATGCCCATATCTGGCCTTTGTTAGATTCGGGGAAATTAAAGCCTGTCATTTATAAAACATTTAGCCTAGATCAAGCGGCAGATGCTCATCGTCTGATGGAATCTTCCGAGCACGTTGGCAAGATTGTTTTAACTGTTTAA